A window of the Lactobacillus amylovorus DSM 20531 genome harbors these coding sequences:
- a CDS encoding oleate hydratase, which produces MHYSNGNYEAFVKAEKPKDVDQKSAYIVGSGLAALASAVFLIRDGQMKGNRIHIFEELSLPGGSMDGIYSKEKESYIIRGGREMEPHFECLWDLFRSIPSTEHEGESILDEFYRLNRKDPSYAKTRVIINRGEALPTDGQLLLTPKAVKEIVDLCLTPEKDLQNKKINEVFTKEFFQSNFWLYWSTMFAFEPWASAMEMRRYLMRFVQHVATLKNLSSLRFTKYNQYESLILPMVKYLKSHGVQFHYDTVVDNIFVNRSNGEKVAKQIILTEKGERKTIDLTENDLVFVTNGSITESTTYGDNFHPAPEEHELGASWQLWKNLAAQDSDFGHPDVFCKDIPKANWRMSATITFKNDDIVPFIEAVNKKDPHSGSIVTSGPTTIKDSNWLLGYSISRQPHFKAQKPNELIVWLYGLFSDTKGNYVEKTMPDCNGIELCEEWLYHMGVPEERIPEMAAAAATIPAHMPYITSYFMPRALGDRPKVVPDHSKNLAFIGNFAETPRDTVFTTEYSVRTAMEAVYTLLDIDRGVPEVFASAFDVRMLMNAMYYLNDQKKLEDLDLPMGEKLAIKGMLKKVKGTYVEELLKKYKLI; this is translated from the coding sequence ATGCATTATAGCAATGGTAATTATGAAGCATTTGTAAAGGCTGAAAAGCCAAAAGACGTTGATCAAAAATCTGCATATATTGTTGGATCAGGCTTAGCTGCTCTTGCCAGCGCTGTATTTTTGATCCGTGATGGTCAAATGAAGGGCAATAGAATTCATATCTTTGAAGAATTGTCACTCCCTGGCGGTTCAATGGATGGTATTTATAGCAAAGAAAAAGAAAGTTATATCATCCGTGGTGGTCGTGAAATGGAACCACACTTTGAATGTTTATGGGACTTGTTCAGATCAATTCCTTCAACTGAACATGAAGGCGAATCAATTTTGGATGAATTCTATCGTTTGAATAGAAAAGATCCAAGCTATGCTAAAACTCGTGTCATCATCAATCGCGGTGAGGCTCTTCCAACTGATGGTCAACTTTTGTTAACACCTAAGGCAGTAAAGGAAATCGTTGATCTTTGCTTAACACCTGAAAAAGATTTGCAAAACAAGAAGATTAACGAAGTCTTTACCAAGGAATTCTTCCAATCCAACTTCTGGCTTTACTGGTCAACTATGTTTGCCTTTGAACCATGGGCAAGTGCAATGGAAATGCGTCGTTACTTAATGCGTTTCGTTCAACACGTTGCTACATTGAAGAACTTATCATCACTTCGCTTTACTAAGTATAACCAATATGAATCATTAATTCTGCCAATGGTTAAATATTTAAAGAGCCATGGCGTACAATTCCACTATGATACGGTGGTAGATAATATCTTTGTTAACCGTTCAAATGGTGAAAAGGTTGCTAAACAAATTATCTTAACTGAAAAAGGTGAGAGAAAGACAATCGATTTGACCGAAAATGACCTCGTCTTTGTTACTAACGGTTCTATCACTGAAAGCACCACTTATGGTGATAACTTCCACCCAGCTCCAGAAGAGCATGAATTAGGCGCTAGCTGGCAATTATGGAAGAACTTGGCAGCCCAAGATTCCGACTTTGGTCATCCAGATGTCTTCTGCAAAGATATTCCGAAGGCTAACTGGAGAATGTCAGCTACGATTACCTTTAAGAATGACGATATTGTGCCATTTATTGAAGCTGTTAATAAGAAGGATCCACACAGCGGCTCAATTGTTACTAGTGGTCCAACTACGATTAAAGATTCTAACTGGTTATTAGGTTACTCAATTAGTCGTCAACCACACTTTAAGGCACAAAAGCCTAATGAATTGATTGTTTGGCTTTATGGTTTGTTCTCAGATACTAAGGGTAATTATGTTGAAAAGACCATGCCTGACTGTAACGGTATCGAATTGTGTGAAGAATGGCTTTACCACATGGGTGTTCCTGAAGAAAGAATTCCTGAAATGGCTGCAGCTGCAGCTACTATTCCAGCACACATGCCATACATCACTTCATACTTCATGCCTAGAGCATTAGGTGACAGACCAAAGGTTGTCCCAGATCATTCTAAGAACTTGGCCTTCATTGGTAACTTTGCTGAGACTCCAAGAGACACTGTCTTCACCACTGAATACTCTGTCAGAACTGCCATGGAAGCTGTTTATACCTTGCTTGATATTGATCGTGGTGTGCCAGAAGTATTCGCATCCGCATTCGATGTCAGAATGCTCATGAACGCAATGTACTACTTGAACGATCAAAAGAAGCTTGAGGACCTTGATTTGCCAATGGGTGAGAAGTTGGCAATTAAGGGGATGCTCAAGAAGGTTAAAGGCACCTACGTAGAAGAATTGCTTAAGAAGTACAAGTTGATTTAA
- a CDS encoding TetR/AcrR family transcriptional regulator, whose translation MNMKSLHTQQHIEKALFYLLQKKPYAEISIAEITRKAHVSRTSFYRNYSQKNDVLMLFLANQYKKFIVDINEHKLKTLTKQLVAYLTFFKGNPKVMKILLDAGFEGSLLNFQTRYLKKLLNVYHPDLNLPDYAIAYQSGGIYMLLIWWVKQDYATPLEDLINYAEKHIML comes from the coding sequence ATGAATATGAAAAGCCTGCACACGCAGCAACATATAGAAAAAGCTTTATTTTATTTATTACAAAAAAAGCCTTACGCAGAAATTTCCATTGCAGAAATTACGCGTAAAGCTCATGTTTCTCGAACTTCTTTTTATCGTAACTACAGCCAAAAAAACGATGTATTAATGCTATTTTTGGCTAATCAATATAAAAAATTCATTGTCGATATCAATGAACACAAATTGAAAACATTGACCAAGCAGTTAGTAGCTTACCTAACTTTTTTCAAAGGAAATCCCAAGGTCATGAAAATCTTATTAGACGCTGGCTTTGAAGGGAGTCTATTAAACTTTCAAACTCGCTACTTAAAAAAGCTGCTTAATGTCTACCACCCTGACTTAAATTTGCCAGATTATGCAATTGCCTACCAATCCGGCGGAATTTACATGCTTTTAATCTGGTGGGTGAAGCAAGATTATGCTACTCCACTAGAAGATTTAATTAATTATGCGGAAAAACACATTATGCTTTAA
- a CDS encoding PTS system mannose/fructose/sorbose family transporter subunit IID, which produces MTKANTKTNSGKLTKRDLFRANWRWLWGSQLSWNYERMMAPGYFYAVLPFLKRWYKDDELVEMMQMQTQFFNVNAYVGNFIIGVDLALEESQGIKSKDTVAGIKTGLMGPLAGIGDTIFSAIIPTICGSIGAYMGLRGNPLGSILWILVDLIILFLRFSFLPMGYYQGTKLIDSASGKLNAITDSAILLGVTVVGALIPTVIKAKVPYVFHTGKITLKMQTILNQIMPSLVPVLLVALVYWLLGKKGVTSTKMIWFVLILGIVLSYFHILG; this is translated from the coding sequence ATGACGAAGGCGAATACGAAAACTAATTCAGGTAAGTTAACCAAGAGAGATTTATTCAGAGCTAACTGGCGTTGGCTTTGGGGCAGTCAATTATCTTGGAACTACGAAAGAATGATGGCACCTGGTTACTTCTACGCTGTCTTGCCATTCCTTAAGCGTTGGTACAAAGACGACGAATTAGTTGAAATGATGCAGATGCAAACTCAATTCTTCAATGTTAATGCCTATGTTGGTAACTTCATCATCGGTGTTGACTTAGCCCTTGAAGAAAGCCAAGGCATTAAATCTAAAGACACTGTTGCTGGTATCAAGACTGGTTTAATGGGACCACTCGCAGGTATCGGTGACACAATCTTCAGTGCAATTATTCCAACTATCTGTGGTTCAATTGGTGCTTACATGGGACTTAGAGGCAATCCACTTGGTTCTATCCTTTGGATCCTTGTTGATCTTATTATCTTGTTCCTTCGTTTCTCATTCTTACCAATGGGTTACTATCAAGGTACTAAGTTAATCGACTCAGCTTCAGGCAAGTTGAACGCCATCACCGACTCAGCTATTTTGCTTGGTGTAACGGTTGTTGGTGCGTTGATTCCTACCGTTATTAAGGCGAAGGTACCGTACGTCTTCCATACCGGTAAGATCACGCTTAAGATGCAAACGATTTTGAATCAAATCATGCCATCCTTGGTACCAGTACTGCTAGTTGCACTTGTCTACTGGTTACTTGGTAAAAAAGGCGTTACATCAACTAAGATGATCTGGTTCGTCTTGATTCTTGGTATCGTCTTATCATACTTCCACATTTTGGGTTAA
- a CDS encoding GNAT family N-acetyltransferase yields the protein MYMKAFPAWERFSMFSLLAMSLHRNVKFHAIYDDGKFCGITYYAENDNTVYLTYLAVSEKLRGQGYGSKILTMLEDNFPDKQIVIDIEPVTKKVKNYKQRVSRLKFYERNGFHRTDQKLKDPDGEFEALTTGERLDKNSFIKTLRQMSFGFYQARVEK from the coding sequence TTGTACATGAAGGCATTCCCAGCATGGGAAAGATTCTCAATGTTTTCACTCTTAGCAATGTCACTTCACCGTAACGTTAAGTTTCACGCAATTTATGATGATGGCAAGTTCTGCGGCATTACTTATTATGCTGAAAATGACAACACCGTCTATCTGACTTATTTAGCAGTTAGTGAGAAGTTGCGCGGACAAGGATATGGCTCCAAGATTCTGACTATGCTGGAAGATAACTTCCCAGATAAGCAAATCGTGATCGATATTGAACCGGTAACTAAGAAGGTAAAAAATTACAAGCAACGTGTTAGTCGGCTGAAGTTCTACGAGAGAAATGGTTTCCATAGAACAGACCAGAAGTTGAAGGATCCAGATGGAGAATTTGAAGCTTTGACGACTGGTGAAAGATTAGATAAAAATAGTTTCATTAAAACTTTACGTCAAATGAGCTTTGGCTTTTATCAAGCTAGGGTCGAAAAATAA
- a CDS encoding PTS mannose/fructose/sorbose/N-acetylgalactosamine transporter subunit IIC has translation MTIAWWQILLLTCLAFWVIIDQLTVSILNNPLAIGMVSGIIMGDITTGLAVGSTLQLMVLGVSTYGGASMPDFMTGAIVGTVYAVLSGKGIQFAIGLAVPVGLLMVQLDVLARFINTIFQHRMDKFIKENNPDAAARNALWGTFSWGLSRAIPVFILLIVGNDVVRMILRVIPTWLTNGLKVSGGILPVVGIAILLRYLPTKRFISYLAIGFIAASYMKIPMLGVALLGASLAYIHYQREVAKLEEKPATTNTNNTESEEYENDEGEYEN, from the coding sequence ATGACAATAGCTTGGTGGCAAATTTTATTATTAACTTGCCTAGCTTTTTGGGTAATTATCGATCAATTAACTGTATCGATTTTGAACAATCCTTTAGCCATTGGTATGGTTTCAGGAATTATTATGGGTGACATTACTACGGGACTTGCTGTAGGATCAACCCTGCAATTGATGGTCCTTGGGGTATCAACTTACGGTGGTGCTTCAATGCCTGACTTTATGACTGGTGCGATCGTTGGTACCGTTTATGCCGTTTTATCCGGTAAAGGTATTCAATTTGCGATCGGTTTAGCCGTTCCAGTTGGTTTGTTAATGGTGCAACTCGATGTGCTTGCTCGATTCATCAACACCATTTTCCAACACAGAATGGACAAGTTTATTAAAGAAAATAATCCGGACGCAGCCGCAAGAAACGCCCTCTGGGGTACATTTTCATGGGGACTTTCACGTGCGATCCCTGTCTTCATTCTTTTAATCGTTGGTAACGACGTTGTAAGAATGATCTTACGTGTCATCCCTACTTGGCTCACAAACGGACTTAAAGTTTCTGGTGGTATCTTACCTGTTGTTGGTATCGCTATCTTGCTTAGATACTTACCAACTAAGCGTTTCATCTCATATTTAGCAATTGGTTTTATCGCAGCTTCCTACATGAAGATTCCAATGCTTGGTGTTGCCTTACTAGGTGCATCTCTTGCCTACATTCACTACCAACGCGAAGTTGCTAAATTAGAAGAAAAACCTGCTACTACAAACACAAATAATACAGAAAGTGAGGAATATGAAAATGACGAAGGCGAATACGAAAACTAA
- a CDS encoding PTS mannose/fructose/sorbose transporter subunit IIAB produces the protein MANFLLVSHGEYAKATKASVEMIAGEQKNVKAIAFKQTMNQDDLLEEITKVASEFDEAPTILVDIAGGTPANTAQRYQQKHPDVAVYSGLSMPLMLAVVMGTPMDEAIKQTIDNMAPVGLTKKKEEKPVKVVKKEEKPNKNVTLTPHTMQNVRIDERLIHGQVATMWTNALKLNRIMVVGDDIVKNDVLKTGLKTACPHGVHLSILTAHGAARRINSGKYVGQTVLLLVKNPGVLRQLVDFDVKLPEINVGNMSTKPHSRQVAKSVAVLDKDVEDFEYLDQKGCHIYHQMVPSEPKEDFMEMIK, from the coding sequence ATGGCAAATTTTTTACTTGTCAGTCATGGCGAATACGCTAAGGCTACCAAAGCCAGCGTGGAAATGATTGCCGGCGAACAAAAGAACGTCAAGGCAATCGCATTCAAACAAACCATGAACCAAGATGACTTACTTGAAGAGATTACAAAAGTAGCCAGCGAATTCGACGAAGCACCAACAATCCTCGTCGACATCGCAGGCGGTACACCAGCTAACACTGCTCAGCGTTACCAACAGAAGCATCCCGACGTTGCCGTTTACAGCGGTCTATCGATGCCACTTATGCTTGCCGTAGTTATGGGGACACCAATGGACGAAGCGATCAAGCAAACGATCGACAACATGGCACCTGTTGGTTTGACCAAGAAGAAGGAAGAAAAACCAGTCAAGGTAGTTAAAAAGGAAGAAAAGCCTAACAAGAACGTGACCTTGACTCCTCACACTATGCAAAACGTGCGGATTGATGAGCGACTTATTCACGGTCAAGTTGCAACTATGTGGACCAATGCTTTGAAACTCAATCGCATCATGGTTGTCGGCGACGATATCGTTAAAAACGACGTGCTTAAGACCGGTCTTAAGACTGCATGTCCGCACGGCGTTCACCTCAGCATTTTAACTGCTCACGGTGCAGCGCGTCGTATCAATTCAGGCAAATACGTTGGCCAAACCGTTTTATTACTGGTTAAGAACCCTGGCGTTCTTCGTCAACTTGTTGACTTCGACGTGAAACTACCTGAGATCAACGTTGGCAACATGTCAACAAAGCCTCACTCACGCCAAGTGGCCAAGAGTGTTGCAGTGCTTGACAAAGATGTAGAAGATTTTGAATATTTGGATCAAAAGGGATGCCACATCTACCATCAAATGGTACCTAGTGAACCTAAAGAAGATTTCATGGAAATGATTAAGTAA